A window of Plasmodium brasilianum strain Bolivian I chromosome 8, whole genome shotgun sequence contains these coding sequences:
- a CDS encoding PIR protein: protein MFLNMKRFSISFPKNLENYLDNLVNRLRYSDDNNTQAFICNFYNNYNFFNEYKGHSPSREDICTQYIKAIDNDILTKIEYTPRKFWISNHLQRKKIDELNKLEEET, encoded by the exons atgtttttaaatatgaaaaggtTTTCAATTTCATTCCCAAAAAATCTAGAAAATTACCTAGACAATCTTGTGAATAGATTAAGATATTCAGATGATAATAATACTCAAGCTTTTATAT gtaatttttataataattataatttctttaatgaatataaaggTCATTCACCATCACGTGaagatatatgtacacaatatataaaagcaattgataatgatattttaacaaaaattgaA TATACTCCAAGGAAATTTTGGATAAGTAATCATttacaaaggaaaaaaatagatgaaCTTAACAAACTTGAAGAAGAAACATGA